A region from the Lemur catta isolate mLemCat1 chromosome 7, mLemCat1.pri, whole genome shotgun sequence genome encodes:
- the RAG1 gene encoding V(D)J recombination-activating protein 1 translates to MAVSFPPTLGLSSAPDEIQHPHIKFSEWKFKLFRVRSFEKAPEEAQKEKKDFSEGKPSLEQSPAVLDKTGGQKPVLTQPALKAHPKFSKKSHDDGKARGKAIHQANLRHLCRICGDSFKTDECNRRYPVHGPVDGKTQGLLRKKEKRATSWPDLIAKVFRIDVKADVDSIHPTEFCHNCWSIMHRKFSSAPSEVYFPRNTAVEWHPHTPSCDICHTARRGLKRKGPQPNVQLSKKLKTVLDRAKQARQRKRRAQVRIRSREVMKKIANCSKIHLSTKLLAVDFPEHFVKAISCRICEHILADPVETSCKHVFCRICILRCLKVMGSYCPSCQYPCFPTDLESPVKSFLSVLNSLMVRCPAKECNEEVSLEKYNHHVSSHRESKETFVHINKGGRPRQHLLSLTRRAQKHRLRELKLQVKAFADKEEGGDVKSVCLTLFLLALRARNEHRQADELEAIMQGRGSGLQPAVCLAIRVNTFLSCSQYHKMYRTVKAITGRQIFQPLHALRNAEKVLLPGYHPFEWQPPLKNVSSSTDVGIIDGLSGLSSSVDDYPVDTIAKRFRYDSALVSALMDMEEDILEGMRSQDLDDYLSGPFTVVVKESCDGMGDVSEKHGSGPVVPEKAVRFSFTVMKITIAHGSQTLKVFEEAKPNSELCCKPLCLMLADESDHETLTAILSPLIAEREAMKDSELMLEMGGILRTFKFIFRGTGYDEKLVREVEGLEASGSVYICTLCDATRLEASQNLVFHSITRSHAENLERYEVWRSNPYHESVEELRDRVKGVSAKPFIETVPSIDALHCDIGNAAEFYKIFQLEIGEAYKNSNASKEERKRWQATLDKHLRKKMNLKPIMRMNGNFARKLMTKETVDAVCELIPSEERHAALRELMDLYLKMKPVWRSSCPAKECPESLCQYSFNSQRFAELLSTKFKYRYEGKITNYFHKTLAHVPEIIERDGSIGAWASEGNESGNKLFRRFRKMNARQSKCYEMEDVLKHHWLYTSKYLQKFMNAHNALKNSGFTMSSQASVGDPLGIEDSLESQDSMEF, encoded by the coding sequence ATGGCTgtctccttcccacccaccttGGGACTCAGTTCTGCCCCAGATGAAATTCAACACCCACATATTAAATTTTCAGAATGGAAATTTAAGCTATTCAGGGTGAGATCCTTCGAGAAGGCACCTGAAGAagctcaaaaggaaaagaaggatttCTCCGAGGGGAAACCCTCTCTAGAGCAATCTCCAGCAGTTCTGGACAAGACTGGTGGTCAGAAGCCAGTCCTGACTCAACCAGCATTAAAAGCACACCCTAAGTTTTCAAAGAAATCCCACGATGATGGAAAAGCAAGAGGCAAAGCAATCCACCAAGCCAACCTTCGACATCTCTGCCGCATCTGTGGGGATTCTTTTAAAACTGATGAGTGCAACAGGAGATACCCAGTCCACGGGCCCGTGGATGGTAAAACCCAAGGCCTTTTacgaaagaaggaaaagagagcaaCTTCCTGGCCAGACCTCATTGCCAAGGTTTTCCGGATTGATGTGAAAGCAGATGTTGACTCGATCCACCCCACTGAGTTCTGCCATAACTGCTGGAGCATCATGCACAGGAAGTTTAGCAGTGCCCCAAGTGAGGTTTACTTCCCAAGGAACACAGCCGTGGAGTGGCACCCCCACACACCCTCCTGTGACATCTGCCACACTGCCCGTCGAGGACTCAAGAGGAAGGGTCCTCAGCCAAATGTGCAGCTCAGCAAAAAACTCAAAACTGTGCTTGACCGAGCGAAACAAGCCCGTCAGCGCAAGAGAAGAGCTCAGGTGAGGATCCGTAGCCGAGAAGTCATGAAGAAGATTGCCAACTGCAGTAAAATACATCTCAGTACTAAGCTTCTTGCGGTGGACTTCCCAGAGCACTTTGTGAAAGCTATCTCCTGCCGGATTTGTGAACACATTCTGGCTGACCCTGTGGAGACCAGCTGTAAGCATGTATTTTGCAGGATCTGCATTCTCAGGTGCCTCAAAGTCATGGGCAGTTATTGTCCCTCTTGCCAATATCCATGTTTCCCTACTGACTTGGAGAGTCCAGTGAAGTCCTTTCTGAGTGTCTTGAATTCCCTGATGGTGAGATGTCCAGCAAAAGAGTGCAATGAGGAGGTcagtttggaaaaatataatcacCATGTCTCAAGTCACAGGGAATCAAAAGAGACTTTTGTGCATATTAATAAGGGAGGCCGGCCCCGTCAGCATCTTCTCTCATTGACCCGGAGAGCTCAGAAACACCGGCTGAGGGAGCTCAAGCTGCAAGTCAAGGCTTTTGCTGACAAAGAAGAAGGTGGAGACGTGAAGTCTGTGTGCCTGACCTTGTTCCTGCTGGCCCTGAGGGCGAGGAATGAGCACAGACAAGCGGACGAGCTGGAGGCCATCATGCAGGGACGGGGATCTGGCCTGCAGCCAGCTGTTTGCTTGGCCATCCGCGTCAACACCTTCCTCAGCTGCAGTCAGTACCACAAGATGTACAGGACCGTGAAAGCCATCACGGGGAGGCAGATTTTCCAGCCTTTGCATGCCCTTCGGAATGCTGAGAAGGTTCTCCTGCCGGGCTACCACCCCTTTGAGTGGCAGCCACCTCTGAAGAACGTGTCTTCCAGCACCGATGTGGGCATTATTGATGGGCTGTCTGGACTATCCTCCTCTGTGGATGATTACCCAGTGGACACCATTGCCAAGAGGTTCCGCTATGATTCGGCTTTGGTGTCTGCTTTGATGGATATGGAAGAAGACATCTTGGAGGGCATGAGATCCCAAGACCTGGATGACTACCTGAGTGGCCCCTTCACTGTAGTGGTGAAGGAGTCTTGTGATGGGATGGGAGATGTGAGTGAGAAGCATGGCAGTGGGCCGGTAGTCCCGGAAAAGGCAGTTCGTTTTTCATTCACGGTCATGAAAATTACTATCGCGCATGGCTCACAGACTCTGAAGGTGTTTGAGGAAGCCAAACCTAACTCTGAGCTGTGCTGCAAGCCATTGTGTCTTATGCTGGCAGATGAGTCTGACCATGAGACCCTGACTGCCATCCTGAGCCCTCTCATTGCTGAGAGGGAGGCCATGAAGGATAGTGAATTGATGCTTGAGATGGGAGGCATCCTCAGGACTTTCAAGTTCATCTTCAGGGGCACTGGATATGATGAAAAACTTGTCCGGGAAGTGGAAGGCCTCGAGGCTTCTGGCTCGGTCTACATTTGTACTCTTTGTGATGCCACCCGTCTGGAAGCCTCTCAAAACCTTGTCTTCCACTCCATAACCAGAAGCCATGCTGAGAACCTGGAACGCTATGAGGTCTGGCGTTCCAACCCGTACCATGAGTCTGTGGAAGAACTGCGGGACAGGGTGAAAGGGGTCTCGGCCAAACCTTTCATTGAGACGGTGCCTTCCATAGATGCACTGCACTGTGACATTGGCAATGCGGCTGAGTTCTACAAGATTTTCCAGCTAGAGATAGGGGAGGCATATAAGAATTCTAATGCTtccaaagaggaaaggaaaagatggCAGGCCACATTGGACAAGCATCTCCGGAAGAAGATGAACCTAAAACCAATCATGAGGATGAACGGCAACTTTGCCAGGAAGCTCATGACCAAAGAGACTGTTGATGCAGTTTGCGAATTAATTCCTTCCGAGGAGAGGCATGCAGCTCTGAGGGAGCTCATGGATCTCTACCTGAAGATGAAACCCGTATGGCGATCATCATGCCCCGCTAAAGAGTGCCCAGAATCCCTCTGCCAGTATAGTTTCAACTCTCAGCGTTTTGCTGAGCTCCTCTCTACCAAGTTCAAGTATAGATACGAGGGCAAAATCACCAATTATTTTCACAAAACTCTGGCACATGTCCCTGAAATTATTGAGAGGGATGGCTCTATTGGGGCATGGGCGAGTGAGGGAAATGAATCTGGCAACAAACTGTTCAGGCGCTTCCGGAAAATGAATGCCAGGCAGTCCAAGTGCTATGAAATGGAAGATGTCCTGAAACACCACTGGTTGTATACTTCCAAATACCTCCAGAAGTTTATGAATGCTCATAATGCATTAAAAAACTCTGGGTTTACTATGAGCTCTCAGGCAAGTGTCGGGGACCCATTAGGCATAGAGGACTCTCTGGAAAGCCAAGATTCAATGGAATTTTAA